In a genomic window of Mycolicibacterium neoaurum VKM Ac-1815D:
- a CDS encoding AAA family ATPase, with protein MSVPARPAPLFADIDDVAKRLAETGYLPDKATATAVFLADRLAKPLLVEGPAGVGKTELARAIAQTTGSELVRLQCYEGVDESRALYEWNHAKQILRIQAGTAGGTAAGDWDQTKTDVFGEEFLLSRPLLTAIRRTDPTVLLIDETDKADIEIEGLLLEVLSDFAVTVPELGTIKAERAPLVVLTSNATRELSEALKRRCLFLHIDFPDAELERRILLSRVPELPETIAAELVRIIGVLRGMQLKKLPSVAETIDWGRTVLALGMDTIDDEMIAATLGVILKNQSDQIKAAGELRLN; from the coding sequence TTGAGCGTTCCCGCCCGCCCGGCGCCTCTGTTCGCCGATATCGACGATGTCGCCAAGCGGCTCGCCGAGACCGGATACCTGCCCGACAAGGCCACTGCCACAGCGGTGTTCCTTGCCGATCGGCTCGCCAAGCCGCTGCTGGTGGAGGGGCCGGCCGGCGTCGGCAAGACCGAACTGGCCCGCGCGATCGCGCAGACCACCGGCAGCGAACTGGTCCGGCTGCAGTGCTACGAGGGTGTCGACGAATCCCGCGCGCTCTACGAGTGGAACCACGCCAAGCAGATCCTTCGGATCCAGGCGGGCACCGCGGGCGGCACCGCCGCCGGGGACTGGGATCAGACCAAGACCGATGTCTTCGGTGAGGAATTCCTGCTGAGCAGACCGCTGCTGACCGCGATCCGGCGGACCGATCCGACCGTGCTGCTGATCGACGAGACCGACAAGGCTGATATCGAGATCGAGGGTCTGCTGCTGGAGGTGCTCTCCGATTTCGCGGTCACGGTGCCCGAGTTGGGCACCATCAAGGCCGAGCGGGCCCCGCTGGTGGTGCTGACCTCCAACGCCACCCGCGAACTCTCCGAGGCGCTCAAGCGACGCTGCCTGTTCCTGCACATCGACTTCCCCGACGCGGAGTTGGAGCGGCGCATCCTGCTCTCACGCGTCCCGGAGCTGCCCGAAACCATTGCGGCCGAACTGGTTCGCATCATCGGTGTGCTGCGCGGCATGCAGCTCAAGAAGCTGCCCTCGGTGGCCGAGACCATCGACTGGGGCCGCACCGTGCTGGCGCTCGGCATGGACACCATCGACGACGAGATGATCGCCGCCACGCTCGGTGTCATCCTGAAGAACCAGTCCGACCAGATCAAGGCGGCGGGAGAGCTGAGGCTGAACTGA